CGACCCGTAGGTGAAGTCGTCGTAGGTGTCGACGCCCTTCCGGCCCAGGACGTAGCACGGATTCTGCGGGTTGATGGCCCGGTCGATATCTTGGGCAACGGTTCGCGCGTTCATCGGCGTCCCGTCGTGGAACTTGACGCCGTGCCGGAAATGGAACGTGTACACCTTGCCATCCGGCGAGATCTCCCATTTCTCGGCGAGGCCTGGGCCGACCACGCTCGATCCCGGCTTGTAGTTCACGATCGAGTCGTACATCGTGGCCATGATGAACCCGGACTCATTGTTCTCCACGGTCTGGGGATCGAGCCCGGTCTGATCCGCGCCGATCGCAATCACGAGGGTCTTGGGCGCCTGGGCCTGGGCGACGCCCCACAGCCCCACCGGCACCAGTGCGAGCATCAGGAACGGCGGCAGGAACCACCGCAACAGCGCGTGCCTCATCATGCTTCCCCTCCTCGAGGATCCATTCGTGATTCCCCGCTACAGTACGCCCACGGGAAGGGAAGGCCCTGCGTCAGAGGGTCAGGGCGCCTTAGCGCCGGCCGCGGACGGACGGCTCACGGAGTTCACGGGCGCGGTGCGCGGCCCGTGTCACGGCGGCGTCTACCGCAGCGCGCAGCCCGCCCTGCTCGAGGGCTTCGAGACCCGCCATCGTGGTGCCACCCGGCGAGGTGACCCGGCCACGCAGCACCCCCGGGCCGTCGCCGGTCTCGGTGAGCATCTTCCCCGCGCCGAGCACGGTCTGCGCGACGAGTACCTGGGCGAGATCCCGGGGGAGGCCGGCCCGCTCTCCGCTCTCCACCAGGGCTTCGGCGAGCGCGTACACGTACGCGGGTCCGCTCCCTGACACCGCGGTCACGACGTCGAGCAGCGACTCCGGAACGACCCCGACCCATCCGACGGCCTCAAAGAACTCGCGCGCCATCGCCAGATGGCCGGCGGTGGCGTGCCGGCCCGCGGCGATCGCCGTCGCCGACGCGCGCACCGCCGTGGACGTGTTCGGCATGGCCCGGATGACCGGGACCTCCCCCAGCCGCCGTTCGATCGTCTCGGTCGAGATCCCCGCCGCCACCGACACGACCAGGTGGCGGGTGCCTATGTGCGGGGCGATCTCGGTGAGCACAGTGGACATGTCGTGCGGCTTGACGGCCAGAACGAGCACGTCGCTCTCGGCCACGAGATGCGCCTTGTCCCGCGTCGTGCGGACGGGCCACGCGCGGCCGAGCCGCGCGAGCCGCTCGTCGTTGGATTTGTTGGTCACGAGAATTTGAGCCGGCGTGAGGATGGTTGCATCGAATGCGCCGCGCAACAACGCCTCCGCCATGTTTCCCGCGCCGATCATGCCAACCATATATTCGGCCATCGCTCACCCTCCACAAACACGAACGCCCCGTTTCGCCAAAGGGCGAAAGAGGCGCTTCCGCGGTACCACCTTTGTTCCCCAGCCGAGGCGGCTGGAGCACTCACGCTGTCTCGGGCGACCCGGCTCCGGTTCCGCGGCTCTCGCCGCCCCGGAGCAGCTCGAGGGTGGGTTCGGACGGACCTGCGGCGGCCCTCTCAGCCTTCGGTACCGCTCTCTTGGCGCAGGGACGACGTCCTACGTTCCCCGTCACGGCTCTTTTATTGTCCCGCTAGTGTACCATCCACCTGAACGGCCGTCAATGACTCGCCGGCACGGGTCGTGAATGCATTCGGCCATGTATGCTCACTCCCTAAGCTGGGGATCAAGCACGTCCCGTAGGCCATCTCCAAGCATGTTGATCGCCAGCACCGTGATCATAATGGCCAATCCGGGAAACGTGGTGAGCCACCAGGCCTCCCGGACCCAATCGCGCCCAGCGTTCAACAGGGCTCCCCACTCGGGCGTGGGGGGCTGCGCCCCCAGCCCCAGGAAGGAGAGGGCGGCGCTGGTCAGAATGGCCCCGGCCACATTCAGGCTGGAAAGGACGATGATCGGCGCCACCACATTCGGCAGCACATGCCGGGCCACGAGGCGAGGCGCCCCGCATCCCATCGCGTGGGCCGCTTCGACAAAAGGCTGCCCTCGAAGCACCAGCACCGATCCTCGGACCACCCGGGCGTAGGATGGAATGCCGTAGATTCCCACAGCCAGCATCACATTATTCAAGCCCGGCCCGAGGATGGACACGATCACCAGGGCGAGCAGGATGCCGGGGAACGCCAGCATCAGATCGATCAGCCGCATGACGGCCAGGTCGAGCCATCCGCCGTAATACCCTGCCGCCGCGCCCAACGGCACCCCGGCTCCGACAGAGATGAGCACGGCGATGACGCCCACCCGCAGCGAGAGACGCGCACCCCACACCACCCGGCTGAACTGGTCCCGGCCGAACTGGTCGGTGCCAAACCAGAATTCCCGGCCCGGCGGTATCAGGCTGTATTGGGGACTGATTCTCAGCGGATCGCGGGGGGCCAGCACCGGAGCGAGGGCGGCGATGGCCAGCAACGCCACGAGCAGGATTCCACCCGCGCCGGCACCGGCATTTTGCGAGAGCCGCCGGGCGGCATCGAAGCCAGGGAGGGCTGCCGGGGACCTAACCGTAGCGAACCCGCGGATCGAGATATGCATAGGAGAGGTCGACGAGCAAGTTGATCCCGGCGTAGATGAGGGCCACCAGCAGCGCCACGCCTTGGACCACGGGAAAATCCTTGTTCAGGATGCCGGTGATCGCCAGGCGGCCCAGGCCGACCCGCGAAAACACCGTCTCGATGACGAACGCCCCGGCCAGCAGGCGTCCGAATTCGAGTCCCGCCAGCGTCACGACCGGCACGAGCGCATTTCTGAGCGCGTGATGATACACGACGACCCTCTCGGTCAACCCTTTGGCCCGCGCGGTGGTGACGTAGGGCTGCCGGTACACCTCCAGCATGCTCGAGCGCACCAACCGTGCCAGGACGGCCAGAGGGGCGAGGGCCAGCGCCAGGGTGGGTAACACCAGGCGATTGAGCCCGCCCTGCCCCGTTGCCGGAAACCAGCCGAGTTGGACTGAGAAGACGAAAATGAGCAGAGACCCCAGCCAGAAGCCTGGCATGGAGACTCCGACGAGGCCGAGGAACATCGCCACGTTGTCCATGAGCTGCCCACGGTGGACGGCGGCGATCACGCCCAACAACACCCCCCCGGCCACCGCAACCGCCATGGCCGCGACCGCCAAGATCGCCGTCGGCTTCAACGCTTGGAGGACCAACTCGGTGATGGGGAGGTTGAGGCGGATCGACCGGCCCAGATCGCCGTGAAGCGCCCGCCAGACGAATCGGCCGTACTGGACAGGCAAGGGGTCATTGAGCCCCAACGTCTGACGCAGCCTGTCCAGGGCCGCCGTGTCCGCGGCGGAATGCTCGCCCAGGAGTACCATGACCGGATCTCCGGGGACGAGATGGAGCATGAGGAAGACCAGCACCGACACACCGAAGATCACTGGCAGCGAGCCAGTGAGCCGCTGCCGCAGGTACCTCGCCATCGGGAAACGGTGTTACTTCTTTTCGATCCACACGTCGTAGAACAGCGGATAGGCGGTGGGGTCGAACACCATGCCCTTCACTTCGGTACGGATGCCCACCAGGTTGAACTCGTTGTAGAGAGGCAAGGCCAGAGCCAGATCCATCACCTTCGCTTGCACCCGCTTGTAGATCGGGATCCGCTTCGACAGGGCCGGGGTCTTGTAAGCCTCCTCCAGGTCTCGGTCGAGGCCAGCGTCGCTTACGTGTGACCAGTTGAAGGGGATGTTCCCGGTATGATAGAGTCCTCGTAGCAAATCCGGGTCCGCATAAATGTAAAACAGCGGAACGAGGTTGTGATCGCCCTTGTTGATCCCCTCGTACCATGCCGCCCGGGCCATCGATTTGATCTCCACCTGCATCCCCACGTCCCTCAACTGACCCTGGAGGAACTGCGCCGGCTCGTCGAGCCCGATGTTCCCAATAATGAACTCATCAAGCACCAGCCGCCGCCCACCCTTCACCCGGATCCCGTCGGCTCCCGCACGCCACCCCGCCTCCTCCAAAAGGCTCTTGGCCTTCTCGGGGTCGTACGGGTACATGCTGGCGAGCGATTTGTCGTAGCCGACGCTCGCCGGCGTCAGCGGAGTCTTGGCGGGGGTGTGCACGCTGAATAACAACGTCCTGACCATCTGCTCCTGGTTGAACGCGTAAAGGACGGCTCTCCGAACGGCCAAGTCATCCGTGGGGAACTTCTTCACGTTCAGAAAGACGAGGCGCGGCGCGCCGGGGTACGGAGCCTTCAAGACGCGGTAGCGCTTGTCTCGGGCCAGGGCCGCGACGTTTTTCTCGGGGACCGGCTCGATGGCATTGGTTTCCCCGTTTTCGAGCGTGGCGATCCGCGTTGATGTCTCGGGGATGGTTTTCACGACGATCTTGTCGAGATACGCCGGGCCGGTGTTCGTGAAGAACCCCTTGGGGGGCCAGTGGTACTCGGGGTTCCGTACCATCGTGATGTTATCTGCGGGGACCATCGAGTCAAACTTGAACGGACCGCTGCCTACTGGATGTTTGATGAAATCCACGCCCCATTTCTTGACGGCGGTGGGGGAGACGATCCCCAGGTACGGCGTGCTCGCCGCGTAGAGGAAGGGAGCATACGAGTCCTTGAAGTGGACGCGCGCCGTGAAGTCGTCCACGACATCCGTGTGATCATAAGGCCCCAGGGCCGCGATGGCCGAGGTGGACTTGGTCGCCGGATCGATGATCCTGTCCAAGCTGAACTTGACCGCCGCAGCGTTGAAGGGCGTCCCGTCGTGGAATTTCACGTCCCTGCG
Above is a genomic segment from bacterium containing:
- the proC gene encoding pyrroline-5-carboxylate reductase, producing MAEYMVGMIGAGNMAEALLRGAFDATILTPAQILVTNKSNDERLARLGRAWPVRTTRDKAHLVAESDVLVLAVKPHDMSTVLTEIAPHIGTRHLVVSVAAGISTETIERRLGEVPVIRAMPNTSTAVRASATAIAAGRHATAGHLAMAREFFEAVGWVGVVPESLLDVVTAVSGSGPAYVYALAEALVESGERAGLPRDLAQVLVAQTVLGAGKMLTETGDGPGVLRGRVTSPGGTTMAGLEALEQGGLRAAVDAAVTRAAHRARELREPSVRGRR
- a CDS encoding ABC transporter permease — encoded protein: MHISIRGFATVRSPAALPGFDAARRLSQNAGAGAGGILLVALLAIAALAPVLAPRDPLRISPQYSLIPPGREFWFGTDQFGRDQFSRVVWGARLSLRVGVIAVLISVGAGVPLGAAAGYYGGWLDLAVMRLIDLMLAFPGILLALVIVSILGPGLNNVMLAVGIYGIPSYARVVRGSVLVLRGQPFVEAAHAMGCGAPRLVARHVLPNVVAPIIVLSSLNVAGAILTSAALSFLGLGAQPPTPEWGALLNAGRDWVREAWWLTTFPGLAIMITVLAINMLGDGLRDVLDPQLRE
- a CDS encoding ABC transporter permease, with product MARYLRQRLTGSLPVIFGVSVLVFLMLHLVPGDPVMVLLGEHSAADTAALDRLRQTLGLNDPLPVQYGRFVWRALHGDLGRSIRLNLPITELVLQALKPTAILAVAAMAVAVAGGVLLGVIAAVHRGQLMDNVAMFLGLVGVSMPGFWLGSLLIFVFSVQLGWFPATGQGGLNRLVLPTLALALAPLAVLARLVRSSMLEVYRQPYVTTARAKGLTERVVVYHHALRNALVPVVTLAGLEFGRLLAGAFVIETVFSRVGLGRLAITGILNKDFPVVQGVALLVALIYAGINLLVDLSYAYLDPRVRYG
- a CDS encoding ABC transporter substrate-binding protein, which encodes MSGRVRLAAVTLLALALVLPSGSPTLAQAPRTGGTLVYGIRQEPSTTDPHGSAAAVAQRVVAAMYDSLVFMTPRGQFLPWLAESWQVTPDAKVYTFKLRRDVKFHDGTPFNAAAVKFSLDRIIDPATKSTSAIAALGPYDHTDVVDDFTARVHFKDSYAPFLYAASTPYLGIVSPTAVKKWGVDFIKHPVGSGPFKFDSMVPADNITMVRNPEYHWPPKGFFTNTGPAYLDKIVVKTIPETSTRIATLENGETNAIEPVPEKNVAALARDKRYRVLKAPYPGAPRLVFLNVKKFPTDDLAVRRAVLYAFNQEQMVRTLLFSVHTPAKTPLTPASVGYDKSLASMYPYDPEKAKSLLEEAGWRAGADGIRVKGGRRLVLDEFIIGNIGLDEPAQFLQGQLRDVGMQVEIKSMARAAWYEGINKGDHNLVPLFYIYADPDLLRGLYHTGNIPFNWSHVSDAGLDRDLEEAYKTPALSKRIPIYKRVQAKVMDLALALPLYNEFNLVGIRTEVKGMVFDPTAYPLFYDVWIEKK